The Apium graveolens cultivar Ventura chromosome 6, ASM990537v1, whole genome shotgun sequence genome contains a region encoding:
- the LOC141667044 gene encoding 14-3-3-like protein GF14 iota, translated as MSSDKDRDTQVYMAKLSEQAERYEEMVECMKKVAKLDVELTVEERNLLSVGYKNVIGARRASWRIMSSIEQKEESKGNEQNVKLIKGYRQKVEDELSNICNDILSIIDKNLIPSSASGEATVFYYKMKGDYYRYLAEFKTDQEKKECSENSMKGYEAASETANKELPSTHPIRLGLALNFSVFYYEIMNSPERACHLAKQAFDEAIAELDTLSEESYKDSTLIMQLLRDNLTLWTSDLPEDGGDDSNVKGEESKSESKPAETTET; from the exons ATGTCGTCTGACAAAGATAGAGATACTCAGGTTTACATGGCTAAGCTTTCTGAACAAGCTGAACGGTATGAAG AAATGGTGGAGTGTATGAAGAAAGTTGCAAAGCTTGATGTTGAGCTCACTGTTGAGGAGAGAAACTTGCTTTCAGTTGGGTACAAAAATGTAATTGGTGCCCGAAGAGCTTCTTGGCGCATAATGTCATCCATTGAGCAGAAGGAAGAGTCCAAGGGAAACGAGCAAAATGTTAAACTGATTAAGGGATACCGCCAGAAGGTAGAGGATGAACTCTCCAACATTTGCAACGACATTCTTTCTATCATTGACAAGAATCTGATTCCCTCTTCTGCCTCTGGAGAAGCTACTGTGTTTTACTACAAGAT GAAAGGCGACTACTACCGATATCTTGCTGAGTTCAAGACTGACCAGGAAAAGAAAGAATGCTCTGAAAATTCGATGAAAGGCTATGAG GCTGCTTCCGAAACTGCCAATAAAGAACTCCCTTCAACCCACCCAATCCGTCTAGGGCTTGCTTTAAATTTTTCTGTCTTCTACTACGAGATAATGAATTCCCCTGAAAG GGCTTGCCATCTAGCTAAACAAGCTTTTGATGAGGCAATTGCAGAGCTCGACACCTTGAGTGAAGAATCCTACAAGGACAGCACTTTAATTATGCAACTTTTAAGAGACAATCTCACTTTGTGGACCTCTGATTTGCCAGAGGATGGAG GTGATGACAGCAATGTCAAAGGAGAAGAATCTAAATCCGAATCTAAACCTGCAGAAACTACAGAG ACTTGA